One window of Actinomycetota bacterium genomic DNA carries:
- a CDS encoding radical SAM protein gives MRWRSVEEDHPCGESAGHQGARQVVLFDDVVERHVGRGEFRGMEFLHVNARRIINEVPKGTPVPFRYTINAYRGCSHACSYCFARPTHEYLDMNSGSDFERRIVVKVNAVERVRAELVPARWAGHHIAMGTNTDPYQRCEGKYRLTRGIVEALAQARNPFSILTKSTLILRDIDVLAEAATHADVRADLSIGTLDEHAWRTTESGTPHPLRRVEAVARLNQAGIPCGVLVAPVLPGISDAPEQVEAVVRACIDAGAVSVAAMLLHLRPGVREHWFDWLHRERPDLVDEHERLYTRAYAPNARQRALSDLVGGLLRRHGRGPTSMPRSRYTRVATPAPPPPPAARQLPLDL, from the coding sequence ATGCGCTGGCGTTCCGTCGAGGAGGACCACCCGTGCGGCGAGTCCGCCGGCCACCAGGGCGCGCGACAGGTCGTGCTGTTCGACGACGTGGTCGAGCGCCACGTCGGGCGGGGCGAGTTCCGCGGCATGGAGTTCCTGCACGTCAACGCCCGCCGCATCATCAACGAGGTGCCCAAGGGCACGCCCGTCCCGTTCCGCTACACGATCAACGCGTACCGGGGATGCAGCCACGCCTGCTCGTACTGCTTCGCCCGTCCGACGCACGAGTACCTCGACATGAACTCCGGAAGCGACTTCGAGCGGCGCATCGTCGTCAAGGTGAACGCGGTCGAGAGGGTGCGGGCCGAGCTGGTGCCGGCGCGCTGGGCCGGTCACCACATCGCCATGGGCACGAACACCGACCCCTATCAGCGGTGCGAGGGGAAGTACCGGCTCACGCGCGGCATCGTCGAGGCGCTGGCCCAGGCGCGCAACCCGTTCTCGATCCTCACCAAGTCGACGCTCATCCTGCGCGACATCGACGTCCTCGCGGAGGCGGCGACGCACGCCGACGTGCGCGCCGACCTCTCGATCGGCACGCTCGACGAGCACGCCTGGCGCACCACCGAGTCGGGCACGCCGCACCCGCTTCGTCGGGTCGAAGCGGTCGCGCGGCTCAACCAGGCCGGCATCCCCTGCGGGGTGCTCGTGGCGCCCGTGCTCCCCGGCATCTCCGACGCGCCGGAGCAGGTGGAGGCGGTGGTGAGGGCGTGCATCGACGCCGGCGCGGTGTCGGTCGCGGCGATGCTGTTGCACCTGCGGCCCGGCGTGCGCGAGCACTGGTTCGACTGGTTGCACCGCGAGCGGCCCGACCTGGTCGACGAGCACGAGCGCCTCTACACGCGCGCCTACGCGCCGAACGCCCGACAGCGGGCGCTCAGCGACCTCGTCGGTGGGCTGTTGCGGCGTCACGGCCGCGGGCCGACCTCGATGCCGCGGTCGCGCTACACGCGCGTGGCGACACCCGCCCCGCCACCGCCGCCCGCGGCACGACAGCTCCCCCTCGACCTCTGA
- a CDS encoding ATP-grasp domain-containing protein — MTWDERQHALATRLAGHPLTALEQGTLVVIPSTTFPSVELRKITGIEHYEERMLFTVLLLRRPELRIVFVTAVPVDGAVTEYFLRHLPDPDDARRRLHLVSVGDPEPRALSEKLLARPDVLDEIRARAGDASSACVLPFNVTPLERRVSDALGLPVFGASPEQFVLGSKTGSRRVARRAGVAVLDGAEGLGSVDEVERAVTELIERQPEARAVVVKLNNGFSGQGNAIIDVADLTSPLDASPTYFCAEGESWPSFGAKIAAEGAIVEELVRHPGATSPSAQLRIAPGGRAEVLSTHDQVLGGRDSQVYLGCRFPARDAYRPAVTVAARRVADVLAAEGVIGSFGIDFVVVPDGDAHIAYLSEINLRLGGTTHPFWMARLVTGGTYDEEAGELMVGGSRRAYVATDNLRSPALVGRRPAEVIDAVERLGLGFDAATGTGVTLHLLGALPRYGKMGAVCIGRTPEEAEAIDRRLHAAVEQLPPEGSEPAAPPRSPPASGDG, encoded by the coding sequence GTGACGTGGGACGAGCGGCAGCACGCGCTCGCGACGCGTCTGGCCGGACACCCGTTGACCGCCCTCGAGCAGGGCACGCTCGTCGTCATCCCTTCCACCACGTTCCCGAGCGTCGAGCTGCGCAAGATCACCGGGATCGAGCACTACGAGGAGCGGATGCTCTTCACCGTGCTCCTGTTGCGCCGCCCCGAGCTGCGCATCGTGTTCGTCACGGCGGTGCCGGTCGACGGCGCGGTGACCGAGTACTTCCTCCGTCATCTCCCCGACCCGGACGACGCGCGGCGGCGGCTCCACCTCGTGTCGGTCGGCGACCCCGAGCCGCGCGCCTTGAGCGAGAAGCTGCTGGCCCGACCCGACGTGCTCGACGAGATCCGTGCCCGCGCGGGCGACGCGTCGTCGGCCTGCGTGCTGCCGTTCAACGTCACGCCGCTCGAACGCCGGGTGAGCGACGCGCTGGGACTGCCGGTGTTCGGCGCGTCCCCGGAGCAGTTCGTGCTGGGGTCGAAGACGGGCTCGCGCCGGGTGGCGCGTCGCGCCGGGGTCGCGGTGCTCGACGGCGCCGAAGGGCTCGGCTCGGTCGACGAGGTGGAGCGCGCGGTCACCGAGCTGATCGAGCGGCAACCCGAGGCGCGCGCCGTCGTGGTCAAGCTGAACAACGGCTTCTCGGGTCAGGGCAACGCGATCATCGACGTCGCCGACCTGACGTCGCCGCTCGACGCGTCACCGACCTACTTCTGCGCCGAGGGCGAGTCGTGGCCCTCGTTCGGCGCCAAGATCGCGGCCGAGGGAGCGATCGTGGAAGAGCTCGTGCGCCATCCCGGGGCGACGTCACCCAGCGCGCAGCTCCGCATTGCGCCCGGCGGCAGGGCGGAGGTCCTCTCGACGCACGACCAGGTACTGGGCGGTCGCGACTCGCAGGTCTACCTGGGCTGCCGCTTCCCCGCCCGGGACGCGTACCGGCCCGCGGTCACGGTTGCGGCGCGGCGGGTGGCCGACGTGCTGGCGGCTGAAGGCGTCATCGGGTCGTTCGGCATCGACTTCGTCGTCGTGCCCGACGGCGACGCCCACATCGCGTACCTGAGCGAGATCAACCTGCGCCTCGGTGGAACGACCCACCCCTTCTGGATGGCGCGCCTGGTCACCGGGGGCACGTACGACGAGGAGGCAGGCGAGCTCATGGTCGGTGGCTCGCGGCGGGCGTACGTCGCCACCGACAACCTGAGGTCACCTGCGCTCGTGGGCCGGCGCCCGGCCGAGGTGATCGACGCCGTGGAGCGGCTCGGCCTGGGGTTCGACGCCGCCACCGGCACGGGTGTGACGCTCCATCTGCTGGGCGCCCTGCCCCGCTACGGGAAGATGGGCGCGGTGTGCATCGGGCGCACACCCGAGGAGGCGGAGGCGATCGACCGCCGGCTGCACGCGGCCGTCGAGCAGCTGCCCCCGGAGGGTTCAGAGCCCGCCGCGCCGCCCCGATCACCTCCGGCTTCAGGCGACGGCTGA
- a CDS encoding crotonase/enoyl-CoA hydratase family protein → MSGPTVRTEVDGPVAIVTIDRPEVRNAVDGPTAAALADAFRTFDEDRDRAVAILTGAGGTFCAGADLKAVGAGRGNRVEPHGDGPMGPTRLLLSKPVLAAVEGHAVAGGLELALWCDLRLAARDAVFGVYCRRWGVPLCDGGTVRLPRLIGQSHALDLILTGRGVSGDEALSMGLANRLTDPGHAIDEALALAHRLAAFPQLCMRSDRMSAYEQWALDGDEALGNETRRGLAVIRSGETLEGATRFVAGEGRHGQF, encoded by the coding sequence GTGAGCGGTCCGACGGTGCGCACCGAGGTCGACGGGCCGGTTGCGATCGTGACCATCGACCGGCCCGAGGTGCGCAACGCCGTCGACGGGCCCACCGCCGCGGCGTTGGCCGACGCCTTTCGCACCTTCGACGAGGATCGAGACCGGGCTGTCGCGATCCTCACCGGCGCCGGTGGCACCTTCTGCGCGGGCGCCGACCTGAAGGCCGTGGGCGCGGGCCGGGGCAACCGCGTCGAGCCGCACGGCGACGGCCCGATGGGGCCGACGCGTCTGCTGCTCTCGAAGCCGGTGCTGGCCGCGGTGGAGGGCCATGCCGTCGCCGGCGGCCTCGAGCTCGCCCTGTGGTGTGACCTGCGGCTGGCCGCGCGCGACGCCGTGTTCGGTGTCTACTGCCGGCGCTGGGGCGTGCCGCTCTGCGACGGGGGCACCGTGCGATTGCCGCGGCTGATCGGCCAGAGCCACGCGCTCGACCTCATCCTCACCGGACGGGGCGTGTCGGGCGACGAGGCGCTCTCGATGGGCCTGGCCAACCGTCTCACCGACCCCGGGCACGCGATCGACGAAGCCCTCGCGCTCGCCCACCGCCTCGCGGCCTTTCCCCAGCTGTGCATGCGCTCCGACCGCATGTCGGCGTACGAGCAGTGGGCGCTCGACGGCGACGAGGCCCTGGGTAACGAGACGCGACGGGGTCTCGCGGTCATCCGCTCGGGCGAGACGTTGGAGGGCGCGACGCGATTCGTCGCCGGCGAAGGGCGTCACGGGCAGTTCTGA
- a CDS encoding ThuA domain-containing protein produces MRRTSPDHRGLQHGGGVCCCGDGELVRGREDPHPQPVDPAVADHRVGLACRAVAAPTLLYVTQCAPYRDGLAGVHGVLDQSAIALHEIADATGLADRRVGDVTELTVDELAAARVVALFTIGETPWSPDQRATLLSNVRAGHTAIVAIHAATDSCYGWSDYGRLVGARFDGHPWTQEIDLEVTGRDHPATRHLGATWRVRDEVYQFRDLRPDAQVLLRVPVEQLDLDAPGARRPDFGFPLSWCFTEQGGRVFSTTLGHFAAAWESPTYLQHVAGGLAWACGAD; encoded by the coding sequence GTGCGCCGCACCTCGCCCGACCACCGCGGCCTGCAGCACGGCGGTGGCGTCTGCTGCTGCGGCGACGGCGAGCTCGTGCGCGGACGGGAAGACCCGCACCCACAACCGGTCGACCCGGCGGTCGCTGATCACCGCGTCGGCTTAGCATGTCGGGCCGTGGCCGCGCCGACGCTGCTCTACGTCACCCAGTGCGCCCCGTACCGCGACGGCTTGGCCGGCGTGCACGGCGTGCTCGACCAGTCCGCCATCGCGCTGCACGAGATCGCGGACGCGACCGGCCTGGCCGACCGGCGGGTGGGCGACGTCACCGAGCTGACCGTCGACGAGCTGGCCGCGGCGCGCGTGGTGGCGTTGTTCACCATCGGCGAGACACCCTGGAGCCCCGACCAGCGCGCGACGCTCCTCTCCAACGTGCGCGCCGGGCACACCGCGATCGTCGCGATCCATGCCGCGACCGATTCCTGCTACGGCTGGAGCGACTACGGGCGGCTGGTGGGTGCGCGCTTCGACGGCCATCCGTGGACCCAGGAGATCGACCTCGAGGTGACCGGGCGCGACCATCCCGCGACCCGCCACCTCGGCGCCACCTGGCGGGTGCGGGACGAGGTGTACCAGTTCCGCGATCTCCGGCCCGACGCGCAGGTGCTGCTGCGCGTGCCCGTCGAGCAGCTCGACCTCGACGCGCCCGGCGCCCGACGACCCGACTTCGGCTTTCCCCTCTCGTGGTGCTTCACCGAACAGGGCGGGCGTGTGTTCTCGACGACGCTGGGGCACTTCGCCGCGGCGTGGGAGAGCCCGACCTATCTGCAGCACGTGGCGGGCGGACTGGCCTGGGCGTGCGGTGCCGACTAG
- a CDS encoding acyl--CoA ligase: MTTFRGPPLSSEPGIGSLTLGGFLREVATRHADREAIAFHPDGIAGPVLRWSYAGLADDATRIAKALLAAGVGKGTRVALLMGNRPEWVATAYGVALAGAVLVPLNTWYEAPELAYVLRHSDAALLLVQRRLLTHDYLERLAPAGGPELPFLRRVVCLGDEWDELLAAGDDVRDARLDAAAAEVAPADDALVVYTSGTTARPKGVLHAHRAPTLQAWRFARLLRLEPDVRTWSAFPFFWSAGFNMVMGATLAGGGCLVLQETFEPGEALRLLESERVTSPHAWPHQLAQLEDHPDWETRDLSALRHVEAFTSFGRHKTVHVDDAWSPRAAYGATETATIVCALPADAPAGERADNHGAVLPGNALRILDPTTGDALEAGQSGEIAVKGPTLMKGYVKVLPEACFDEDGFFHTGDAGFVDERDRLHWTGRTSDLIKTGGANVSPVEIEETLLRHPGLTAALAVGLPHPTLGEIVVVCAVAHHGHTVDEEDVRAFLRGRIASYKIPRRVVLVDESDLTRTGNAKIRTDELRALASRLLDER, from the coding sequence GTGACCACCTTCCGGGGGCCGCCGCTGTCGAGCGAGCCGGGCATCGGCTCGCTCACCCTCGGCGGCTTCCTGCGCGAGGTGGCCACCCGCCACGCCGACCGCGAGGCGATCGCCTTCCATCCCGACGGGATCGCCGGCCCCGTCCTGCGTTGGAGCTACGCGGGCCTGGCCGACGACGCGACGCGGATCGCAAAGGCGCTGCTGGCGGCCGGGGTGGGGAAGGGCACGCGCGTCGCGCTGCTGATGGGCAACCGGCCCGAGTGGGTGGCGACGGCCTACGGCGTGGCCCTCGCCGGGGCGGTGCTCGTCCCGCTCAACACGTGGTACGAGGCGCCCGAGCTCGCCTACGTCCTCCGGCACTCCGACGCCGCGCTCCTGCTCGTGCAGCGCCGGCTGCTGACGCACGACTACCTCGAGCGGCTGGCGCCCGCGGGAGGGCCGGAGCTCCCGTTCCTCCGTCGCGTGGTCTGCCTCGGCGACGAGTGGGACGAGCTCCTCGCTGCGGGCGACGACGTGAGGGACGCGCGGCTCGACGCCGCCGCGGCGGAGGTCGCGCCCGCCGACGACGCGCTCGTCGTGTACACGTCGGGCACCACGGCTCGTCCGAAGGGAGTGCTCCACGCGCACCGCGCGCCGACGTTGCAGGCGTGGCGCTTCGCGCGGCTCCTGCGCCTCGAGCCCGACGTGCGCACGTGGAGCGCGTTCCCCTTCTTCTGGTCCGCAGGCTTCAACATGGTCATGGGCGCCACCCTCGCGGGTGGCGGTTGTCTCGTGCTGCAGGAGACCTTCGAGCCGGGTGAGGCCCTTCGACTGCTCGAGTCCGAACGGGTGACGTCGCCGCACGCGTGGCCCCACCAGCTCGCGCAGCTCGAGGACCATCCCGACTGGGAGACGCGCGACCTGTCGGCGCTGAGGCACGTCGAGGCGTTCACCAGCTTCGGTCGCCACAAGACCGTGCACGTCGACGACGCGTGGAGTCCGCGCGCCGCGTACGGCGCCACCGAGACGGCGACGATCGTTTGCGCCTTGCCCGCGGACGCGCCCGCCGGCGAGCGGGCCGACAACCACGGCGCGGTCCTGCCCGGCAACGCGCTGCGCATCCTCGACCCGACGACGGGCGACGCGTTGGAAGCCGGGCAGAGCGGCGAGATCGCGGTGAAGGGCCCGACGTTGATGAAGGGCTACGTCAAGGTGCTCCCCGAAGCGTGCTTCGACGAGGACGGCTTCTTCCACACGGGCGACGCGGGCTTCGTCGACGAGCGCGACCGACTGCACTGGACGGGCCGCACGAGCGACCTCATCAAGACGGGCGGCGCCAACGTGTCACCGGTCGAGATCGAGGAGACGTTGCTGAGGCACCCGGGCCTGACCGCGGCGCTGGCGGTGGGCCTGCCGCACCCGACGCTCGGCGAGATCGTCGTGGTGTGCGCGGTGGCCCATCACGGCCACACCGTCGACGAGGAGGACGTGCGTGCGTTCCTGCGCGGGCGCATCGCGTCCTACAAGATCCCGCGGCGGGTGGTGCTCGTGGACGAGTCGGACCTCACCCGCACCGGCAATGCGAAGATCCGCACCGATGAGCTGCGGGCGCTCGCGTCGCGGTTGCTCGACGAGCGCTGA
- a CDS encoding WhiB family transcriptional regulator, which produces MFAAWQDDNREQFWAEASCNDGTGSLVALFFSEQLDDIARAKRICGECAVRVECFEGALARREPFGVWGGQLFLNGKVLAHKRPRGRPRKHPLPDTQIAS; this is translated from the coding sequence ATGTTCGCCGCATGGCAGGACGACAACCGGGAGCAGTTCTGGGCCGAGGCCTCGTGCAACGACGGCACCGGGTCGCTCGTGGCCCTGTTCTTCTCCGAGCAGCTCGACGACATCGCCCGCGCCAAGAGGATCTGTGGCGAGTGCGCGGTACGGGTGGAGTGCTTCGAAGGGGCGCTCGCCCGGCGCGAGCCCTTCGGCGTCTGGGGTGGCCAGCTGTTCCTCAACGGGAAGGTGCTGGCGCACAAGCGTCCGAGGGGCCGGCCGCGGAAGCACCCGCTCCCCGACACGCAGATCGCCTCATAG
- a CDS encoding glucosamine-6-phosphate deaminase, producing MISDRRVDRLWVRVFPSAHELAVAAAADATAVLQAAVVGRGAAHAMFATGNSQLGFLDELVTRDVDWSKVVVFHMDEYVGVGPDHPAGFARYIRERIGDRVHPRTVHYLRGTGDPEAECERYARLLGEHPLDLCCLGIGENGHLAFNDPPVADFDDRRDVKVVELDAACRAQQVNEGHFASIDAVPTHAITVTIPAFLRARRVIANVPEARKAAPVRAALEGPVSTSCPASVLRTCSHARLYLDRDSASRLADREAIAPG from the coding sequence GTGATCAGCGACCGCCGGGTCGACCGGTTGTGGGTGCGGGTCTTCCCGTCCGCGCACGAGCTCGCCGTCGCCGCAGCAGCAGACGCCACCGCCGTGCTGCAGGCCGCGGTGGTCGGGCGAGGTGCGGCGCACGCCATGTTCGCCACCGGCAACTCCCAGCTCGGGTTCCTCGACGAGCTGGTGACGCGTGACGTCGACTGGTCGAAGGTCGTCGTCTTCCACATGGACGAGTACGTCGGCGTCGGGCCCGACCACCCGGCCGGCTTCGCGCGCTACATCCGCGAGCGCATCGGCGATCGCGTCCATCCGCGCACGGTGCACTACCTGCGGGGGACAGGCGATCCCGAGGCCGAGTGCGAGCGCTACGCCCGCCTGCTCGGCGAGCACCCGCTCGACCTCTGCTGCCTCGGCATCGGCGAGAACGGGCACCTCGCCTTCAACGACCCACCCGTCGCCGACTTCGACGACCGGCGCGACGTGAAGGTGGTGGAGCTCGACGCCGCGTGTCGCGCCCAGCAGGTGAACGAGGGCCACTTCGCGTCGATCGACGCGGTGCCGACCCACGCCATCACGGTGACCATCCCCGCGTTCTTGCGCGCCCGCCGCGTGATCGCCAACGTGCCCGAGGCGCGCAAGGCGGCTCCGGTTCGGGCCGCGCTGGAAGGGCCGGTGTCGACGTCGTGCCCCGCATCGGTGCTGCGCACCTGCTCCCACGCCCGGCTCTACCTCGACCGTGACTCGGCGTCGCGCCTGGCGGATCGCGAGGCGATCGCGCCGGGCTGA
- a CDS encoding NAD(P)/FAD-dependent oxidoreductase has protein sequence MTSTAPRVVIVGAGFGGLSAARALAGRDVDVVVVDQRNHHTFQPLLYQVATAGLDAESIAHPVRAIFHGRPNVHARLGTVCGADWSRRELLTAEGDTVPFDRLVLAPGAVSSSFNVPGVDEHAFPLKSITDAVAIRAHILKQFEAADVDPQVQQVGRLTFVIVGGGPTGVEMAGALVELFRMVLAKDFPRVDLGGARVVLVEALDRLLTAMHPSLGEHARRTLEARGVEVLLGRMVEEVDAEAVRLDGGTVIPTRTLVWAAGVRPHPLVAALGLPVDSTGRARVGPDLRVEGRPDVFVIGDAAGAHDRRGRPYPQLAPVAMQQGRHVAREITRSLHGRRPRRFRYFDKGTMATIGRNAAVAELPLGLRFRGFVAWLMWLGLHLVYLIGFRNRTSVLLSWAWNYLTYDRGSRLIVEPLSPEAPPARPGPSRAGPPL, from the coding sequence ATGACGTCCACCGCCCCGCGCGTGGTGATCGTGGGCGCAGGGTTCGGCGGCCTGAGCGCGGCGCGTGCGCTCGCGGGCCGCGACGTCGACGTGGTGGTCGTCGACCAGCGCAACCACCACACCTTCCAACCTCTCCTCTACCAGGTCGCCACCGCCGGCCTCGACGCCGAGAGCATCGCCCACCCGGTACGGGCCATCTTCCACGGCCGGCCCAACGTGCACGCGCGGCTGGGCACCGTGTGCGGAGCCGACTGGTCGCGGCGCGAGCTGCTCACCGCGGAGGGCGACACCGTGCCCTTCGACCGGCTCGTGCTGGCGCCCGGTGCGGTGTCGAGCTCGTTCAACGTGCCGGGCGTAGACGAGCACGCGTTCCCGCTGAAGTCGATCACCGACGCCGTCGCCATCCGCGCGCACATCCTGAAGCAGTTCGAGGCCGCCGACGTCGACCCGCAGGTCCAACAGGTCGGGCGGCTGACCTTCGTCATCGTCGGCGGCGGTCCCACGGGCGTCGAGATGGCCGGCGCGCTCGTGGAGCTGTTCCGGATGGTGCTGGCCAAGGACTTTCCCCGCGTCGACCTCGGCGGGGCACGGGTCGTGCTGGTCGAGGCGCTCGACCGGCTCCTCACCGCCATGCATCCCTCGCTCGGCGAGCACGCGCGACGCACGCTCGAGGCGCGGGGCGTCGAGGTGCTCCTCGGGCGCATGGTCGAGGAGGTGGACGCCGAAGCGGTCCGTCTCGACGGCGGGACGGTGATCCCGACGCGCACCCTGGTGTGGGCGGCGGGTGTGCGGCCGCACCCGCTCGTCGCCGCCCTCGGGCTGCCCGTCGACTCGACCGGCCGGGCGCGCGTCGGTCCCGACCTGCGCGTCGAGGGCCGACCCGACGTGTTCGTCATCGGCGACGCCGCGGGAGCACACGACCGGAGGGGTCGCCCCTACCCGCAGCTCGCTCCCGTCGCGATGCAGCAGGGCCGCCACGTCGCCCGCGAGATCACCCGCAGCCTGCATGGGCGCCGGCCCCGCCGGTTCCGCTATTTCGACAAGGGCACCATGGCGACGATCGGGCGGAACGCCGCCGTCGCCGAGCTGCCGCTGGGACTGCGCTTCCGGGGCTTCGTCGCCTGGCTGATGTGGCTCGGCCTGCACCTCGTGTACCTCATCGGCTTCCGCAACCGCACGAGCGTGCTGCTCAGCTGGGCGTGGAACTACCTCACCTATGACCGCGGCTCCCGCTTGATCGTCGAGCCCCTGTCTCCGGAGGCACCGCCGGCCCGCCCGGGACCCTCCCGGGCGGGGCCGCCCCTATGA